The Methanothrix soehngenii GP6 genome has a window encoding:
- a CDS encoding ABC transporter substrate-binding protein has translation MIKYMKLCKLASICFCFILGAALASEETRTVVDGRGASVQVPAEIDRVVTISDGLVEEVMTVLGVQDKLVGLGSECLPKVWQIDYPTVNGGNFSYHDGMNVVNYLNPKIKDLPLVAKSGVAPNYEVLAGLKPDVIIVRAGDCTFWKDKDGMKKAIDSIESLGIPLVVTYGPNTCEKPSLDKLSEELRIVGQVFGKEDQADKLARYLESEVDTVRERTRDIPNSEKPSMLLFGLSPQTRGKGAAGDAWGLNTIESYFLENIVNARNAFHEQVSTEVVNAERVLAINPDAIVLPTDFGYHPPREIYEAPYYQNLQELDAIKNKRVMALPWSPCNCDKRLEYPIDVMVMAKAAYPDRFKDIDLGEWLLEFYQNVYGVDRETAEGLRSAQWMDWTAE, from the coding sequence ATGATAAAATATATGAAACTTTGTAAGCTCGCCTCAATATGTTTTTGTTTCATATTGGGAGCGGCATTAGCGTCTGAGGAAACGAGAACTGTTGTAGATGGCAGGGGAGCATCAGTTCAGGTACCTGCAGAGATCGATCGAGTGGTGACCATCAGCGATGGATTGGTGGAGGAAGTGATGACTGTCTTGGGTGTGCAAGATAAGCTGGTTGGCCTCGGGTCCGAATGTCTGCCTAAAGTCTGGCAGATCGATTATCCTACTGTGAATGGCGGAAACTTCAGCTACCATGATGGGATGAATGTTGTCAATTATCTAAATCCAAAGATCAAAGATCTGCCCCTGGTTGCTAAAAGCGGTGTGGCCCCCAATTACGAGGTTCTTGCAGGCCTGAAACCCGATGTCATCATCGTAAGGGCCGGTGATTGCACATTCTGGAAGGATAAAGACGGCATGAAAAAGGCCATCGATTCCATAGAGTCTCTTGGAATTCCCCTGGTGGTCACCTATGGTCCCAACACCTGCGAGAAGCCCAGCCTGGATAAGCTGTCTGAAGAACTTAGGATCGTCGGTCAGGTATTCGGCAAGGAAGACCAAGCAGATAAACTTGCAAGATATCTTGAAAGCGAGGTCGATACAGTAAGGGAGAGAACAAGAGATATCCCGAACAGCGAAAAGCCGAGCATGCTCTTGTTTGGGCTATCGCCTCAAACCAGAGGTAAGGGTGCTGCTGGGGATGCTTGGGGACTGAACACCATTGAATCATATTTCTTGGAAAATATCGTAAACGCTCGCAACGCATTCCATGAGCAGGTCTCGACCGAGGTAGTGAATGCAGAGCGTGTGCTGGCCATTAATCCTGATGCAATTGTGCTGCCCACGGATTTTGGCTATCATCCCCCGAGAGAGATTTATGAAGCGCCCTATTATCAGAACCTACAGGAGCTGGATGCGATTAAGAACAAAAGGGTTATGGCACTCCCCTGGTCGCCCTGCAACTGCGATAAGCGGCTGGAGTATCCAATCGATGTGATGGTGATGGCCAAGGCCGCATACCCTGATCGCTTTAAGGACATCGATCTCGGAGAGTGGCTGCTGGAGTTCTATCAGAATGTTTACGGCGTAGATCGTGAGACGGCTGAAGGTCTGCGCTCCGCTCAATGGATGGACTGGACGGCGGAGTAG
- a CDS encoding class I SAM-dependent methyltransferase: MITSLDWNEVWKERMAKSIESGRGRDCVDNWSNKHEASNYGRMLEEEDLQSIAPFRDIMALSSPFAVLDIGAGTGRLAIPFSRIASRVTAVEPSAQMLEVLNDDLKRHKIENIDCIQKRWEDVEIPTDLLMKYELVVASFSLGFLDLREAVSKMIEASSRYICLMWFAGEPSWDADYRKLSAALFGKSDYQTMPKSDIIFNVLYQMGIYPNIRVFRFEMLHRFTSLDGAADYFAGKFNALSSTQRSVLKDVLPQILEERNGQWILPYRATNMMLWWEKN, from the coding sequence ATGATTACATCATTGGATTGGAATGAAGTATGGAAAGAGAGAATGGCCAAGTCCATAGAATCGGGTAGAGGAAGGGACTGTGTGGACAACTGGAGCAATAAGCATGAGGCCAGCAATTACGGCCGGATGCTTGAGGAGGAGGATCTGCAGTCGATCGCGCCATTCAGGGACATCATGGCTCTATCTTCTCCGTTTGCAGTTCTAGACATCGGAGCAGGCACTGGAAGGCTTGCTATACCGTTCTCCAGGATTGCTTCCAGGGTTACAGCGGTAGAGCCGTCAGCACAGATGCTAGAGGTATTGAACGATGATCTCAAGAGGCATAAGATCGAAAACATCGATTGCATTCAGAAACGGTGGGAAGATGTTGAAATCCCGACTGATCTGTTAATGAAATACGAGCTGGTCGTGGCATCTTTCTCCCTGGGATTTCTGGATCTTCGAGAGGCCGTTTCAAAGATGATTGAGGCCTCGTCGAGGTACATTTGTCTGATGTGGTTTGCGGGAGAGCCTTCCTGGGATGCAGATTACAGAAAGCTCAGCGCTGCACTATTTGGAAAGAGCGACTATCAAACCATGCCTAAAAGCGACATAATCTTCAATGTGCTTTACCAGATGGGCATCTATCCCAATATCCGGGTCTTCCGCTTTGAGATGCTCCACCGCTTCACCTCCCTGGACGGGGCTGCAGATTACTTCGCTGGAAAGTTCAATGCTCTATCCTCGACTCAACGATCAGTGCTAAAAGATGTTCTTCCACAGATTCTAGAAGAGCGCAATGGCCAGTGGATTTTGCCATATCGTGCGACCAATATGATGCTCTGGTGGGAGAAGAATTAG
- a CDS encoding ABC transporter substrate-binding protein, with protein MIRKNLPIKGTRGALSSKVPLALGFAVVGLLLLIFCNMAAASDETIDMFTIADPTGDWGFPSPYGHYPRGPGYIRMSLIFDTLVWKDQNGYVPALAESWQLEDDAYVFDLRKNATWQDGEPFTANDVVFTIDYTKEHPYPLVSPKLVKSAEALDDYTVKLYLNGSYAPFIEMVAGALPILPEHIYSNVANPAEFLEDEALTGMGPFKLVDYDRAQGTYLYEAYDDYYLGAPKVKQLRFVKVSNEMAAAALEKGDVDAATVPPEKAEDLGVAGFDVLRGSHDGITKLMVNHRKEPFSDARFRQALYYAIDRQALVDTVLRGYGIIASPGLLAHDNDLCNPNVETYDYDPARAGELLEELGYTKDGQYFTKDGEPLEMEMLVTATDERAGEMIKQQLEQTGFKVTLRSLDSKARDSLVSEWDFDLALNSHGGMGADPEILSRLIGEGFSFNSARYFENQELNDLLSREVSEMDPDRRKELVDEVQVLHAQDLPMLPLYYADSCWAHDGLIDMYYTKRGIAMGTPIAQNKQSFVK; from the coding sequence TTGATTAGGAAAAATCTGCCGATTAAAGGGACTCGTGGAGCTTTGTCCTCAAAAGTTCCCCTTGCCCTCGGATTTGCGGTCGTGGGCCTGTTGCTTCTCATTTTCTGCAACATGGCAGCGGCTTCCGATGAGACCATAGACATGTTTACAATTGCCGACCCAACCGGCGACTGGGGATTTCCCTCTCCTTACGGCCATTACCCGAGAGGGCCTGGATATATCAGAATGAGCCTGATCTTCGACACACTCGTATGGAAGGACCAGAACGGCTACGTTCCTGCTCTCGCGGAGAGCTGGCAGCTGGAGGACGACGCTTACGTCTTTGACCTGAGAAAGAACGCGACCTGGCAGGACGGAGAGCCCTTCACCGCTAATGATGTGGTTTTCACAATCGATTATACCAAAGAACATCCTTACCCTCTGGTAAGCCCAAAACTTGTGAAGTCTGCCGAGGCTCTGGACGACTATACCGTCAAGCTCTATCTTAATGGCTCTTATGCCCCGTTCATCGAGATGGTTGCGGGAGCGCTCCCCATACTTCCTGAGCACATCTACAGCAATGTGGCCAATCCTGCCGAGTTCCTGGAGGATGAAGCCTTAACCGGCATGGGTCCCTTCAAGCTGGTCGATTACGACAGGGCGCAGGGGACATACCTCTACGAGGCCTATGACGATTACTACCTGGGCGCTCCAAAGGTCAAGCAACTCAGGTTCGTAAAGGTTAGCAATGAGATGGCGGCTGCGGCACTGGAGAAAGGCGATGTCGATGCAGCGACAGTCCCTCCCGAGAAGGCTGAGGATCTGGGGGTGGCGGGCTTTGATGTCCTGAGAGGTTCACACGACGGCATCACCAAGCTCATGGTCAACCACAGGAAGGAGCCATTCTCCGACGCAAGGTTCAGACAGGCTCTGTACTACGCCATCGACAGACAGGCTCTTGTGGATACGGTCTTGCGCGGCTACGGAATCATCGCCAGCCCCGGCCTCCTAGCCCATGATAACGATTTATGCAATCCCAATGTGGAGACATACGATTATGATCCGGCCAGGGCCGGGGAGCTTCTGGAAGAGCTGGGCTACACCAAGGACGGCCAGTACTTCACCAAAGACGGTGAGCCCCTGGAAATGGAGATGCTGGTCACGGCCACTGACGAGCGAGCAGGAGAGATGATAAAGCAGCAGCTAGAGCAGACTGGGTTCAAGGTGACTCTTAGAAGCCTCGACTCCAAGGCACGGGACAGCCTGGTTTCTGAGTGGGACTTCGATCTGGCCTTAAACAGTCACGGAGGAATGGGAGCAGATCCTGAAATCCTGAGCAGGCTTATAGGCGAAGGATTTTCGTTCAACAGCGCCCGCTACTTTGAGAACCAGGAGTTAAATGATCTCTTAAGCCGGGAGGTTTCTGAGATGGACCCCGATCGCCGCAAGGAACTCGTCGATGAGGTCCAAGTGTTGCATGCTCAGGATCTGCCGATGCTGCCCCTGTATTATGCCGATTCCTGCTGGGCGCACGATGGTCTGATCGACATGTATTACACCAAGCGGGGGATCGCCATGGGAACTCCAATAGCGCAGAACAAACAGTCCTTCGTGAAGTGA
- a CDS encoding ABC transporter substrate-binding protein, whose amino-acid sequence MSKHKFWALALLMIVLCLQGAAEETREVTDSRGVAVDVPADIDRVVTISDGLIEGTMLVLGEEDKIVGIGSTCLPKIWNYTYESVKGEPIIYQDGANPVSLLYPHLRELPIVANGDAAPNFEAIAELEPDVVILRAGDCSLRYNDETAQKTISSFEALRIPLVVLYAHNFNEEQNKDISTISDEIRIIGSVFGKEAEADELAEYLEVQVDLVSQRTEDVSEEQKPKVLILGLSPSARKEGGAGQVFGLDTIESYFIENLVHAENAYHDPGYFKTLNAEQLLALDPDAIVLCTASGYHPPRELYEAPYYQNLQEMRAVKDRNVTALPWSPCNCAKRLEYPIDVMVIAKAAYPDQFQDIDLAQWLLDFYKNVYGVDRETAEKLRSAQWMDWTTED is encoded by the coding sequence TTGAGCAAGCATAAGTTTTGGGCTTTAGCCCTCTTGATGATTGTCCTCTGTTTACAGGGGGCCGCGGAAGAAACAAGAGAGGTAACAGACAGCCGTGGCGTGGCAGTAGACGTCCCGGCCGATATCGATCGTGTAGTGACCATCAGCGACGGCCTGATTGAAGGAACGATGTTGGTCCTGGGAGAGGAGGATAAGATTGTGGGCATTGGCTCCACCTGTCTTCCCAAAATCTGGAATTACACCTACGAGAGCGTAAAAGGCGAGCCCATCATCTACCAGGATGGAGCAAATCCGGTCAGCCTCCTCTATCCCCATTTAAGAGAGCTTCCAATTGTGGCCAATGGCGACGCGGCGCCCAACTTCGAGGCCATCGCCGAGCTGGAACCGGATGTTGTTATCCTGAGAGCCGGCGACTGCTCCTTAAGGTACAACGATGAGACCGCCCAAAAGACCATATCCAGCTTCGAAGCACTGCGAATACCTCTGGTGGTGCTATACGCTCACAACTTCAATGAGGAGCAAAACAAGGATATTTCTACCATATCCGACGAAATCAGAATCATCGGCAGCGTTTTTGGCAAGGAGGCGGAGGCAGATGAGCTGGCAGAATACCTGGAGGTCCAGGTGGATCTGGTAAGTCAGAGGACTGAAGATGTCTCAGAAGAGCAAAAGCCAAAAGTACTCATCCTGGGGCTGTCTCCCTCTGCCCGGAAAGAGGGCGGTGCAGGACAGGTCTTCGGCCTGGATACTATAGAGTCCTATTTCATTGAAAATCTGGTTCACGCTGAAAATGCCTACCATGACCCCGGTTACTTCAAGACCCTTAACGCCGAGCAGCTTTTGGCCCTGGATCCTGATGCCATCGTGCTCTGCACAGCATCTGGATATCATCCGCCGCGAGAGCTCTACGAGGCTCCGTACTACCAGAACCTGCAGGAGATGAGGGCGGTAAAGGACAGGAACGTGACCGCTCTCCCCTGGTCTCCGTGCAACTGCGCCAAGCGGTTGGAGTATCCTATCGACGTGATGGTCATAGCCAAGGCTGCCTATCCGGACCAATTCCAGGACATAGACCTGGCCCAGTGGCTGCTGGACTTCTACAAGAATGTCTACGGAGTTGACCGGGAGACGGCTGAAAAGCTGCGATCGGCCCAGTGGATGGACTGGACGACGGAGGATTGA
- the tsaA gene encoding tRNA (N6-threonylcarbamoyladenosine(37)-N6)-methyltransferase TrmO, producing MDATDTTCGRQCDRPNRHKKGKSSFWMQDPDLVFGGLDLQRGDCFLDLGSGPGDYSIRASRLIGDTGRAYALDKNQDAIVDLRDKVVSEGLKNIKAEVCDISGPLPVKDSCVDICFISTVLHSLNLADVESTLFSEIGRVLKPEGRLAIIECKKEDQPCGPPIDMRISAEELERTITKHGFRKLSLCDLGYNYLIQFRKIPEELTDLLKQKDASIVLHPVGIIRSKIEKPFLVAGEEGLKMQGDLKDAVVKIHEMPGEISNIIIYEGLDGILDGIEEYSHLVILYWAHKVPEEGRSLTRVHPMGREDIPEKGIFCTCSPARPNPVLMTVVHLKGRKGNVLEVLGLDAVDGSPVIDIKPYVKDFFPQEDVHIPEWMQRLQEEVNKGKSPNKTQS from the coding sequence ATGGATGCAACAGATACGACTTGCGGGCGTCAATGCGATAGGCCGAACAGACATAAAAAGGGAAAAAGCAGCTTCTGGATGCAGGACCCGGATCTGGTTTTCGGCGGGCTTGATCTGCAGAGAGGAGACTGCTTTCTAGATTTGGGCAGCGGGCCGGGAGATTATTCCATTCGAGCCTCGAGGCTTATAGGCGATACCGGTAGAGCGTACGCTCTGGATAAAAACCAGGATGCGATAGTTGATTTAAGGGATAAGGTCGTTTCAGAAGGATTAAAGAATATTAAGGCTGAGGTCTGTGATATTTCCGGTCCTCTGCCGGTCAAGGATAGTTGTGTAGACATTTGTTTCATATCTACCGTGCTTCACTCCCTCAATCTGGCCGATGTAGAGAGCACCCTGTTTAGCGAAATAGGGCGTGTTTTAAAACCTGAGGGGCGGCTGGCAATTATCGAATGCAAGAAAGAGGACCAGCCATGCGGACCGCCGATTGATATGCGCATATCAGCTGAAGAGCTGGAAAGAACGATAACAAAACACGGTTTTAGAAAGTTGAGCTTGTGCGACCTAGGCTATAACTACTTGATTCAGTTCAGAAAAATCCCCGAGGAGTTGACCGATTTGTTGAAACAAAAAGATGCCAGCATTGTACTGCATCCGGTGGGTATTATAAGAAGCAAGATAGAGAAACCATTCCTTGTTGCCGGTGAAGAGGGACTAAAAATGCAGGGCGACCTCAAAGATGCCGTAGTTAAAATTCATGAGATGCCTGGAGAAATCTCGAATATCATCATCTACGAAGGTCTGGATGGCATCCTGGACGGAATTGAGGAGTATTCTCATCTTGTAATTTTATATTGGGCGCATAAAGTCCCCGAAGAGGGCCGGTCGCTTACGAGGGTGCACCCCATGGGCAGAGAAGATATTCCCGAAAAAGGCATTTTCTGCACCTGTAGCCCTGCAAGGCCCAATCCGGTGCTTATGACCGTCGTCCATCTGAAGGGACGAAAGGGAAACGTCCTGGAGGTCCTCGGCCTCGACGCTGTTGATGGAAGCCCTGTTATCGATATAAAGCCTTACGTCAAGGACTTTTTCCCGCAGGAAGATGTCCACATCCCTGAATGGATGCAACGCCTTCAAGAAGAGGTAAATAAAGGCAAATCACCGAATAAAACGCAGAGCTAA
- a CDS encoding substrate-binding domain-containing protein, protein MMIKNRKTQFFLLLLVTMGFSLAVPISAEEHKTVTDMLGLSVEVPSNIERVVAIDDGFVEGIMYRLGIQDKIVALGAPCCKNDYDYSFETVDGSSYEFKNGMNPVKYLMPELAKLPVLV, encoded by the coding sequence ATGATGATCAAGAACAGAAAGACACAATTTTTTTTGCTTCTTCTGGTGACAATGGGCTTTTCATTGGCGGTGCCCATCTCGGCAGAAGAGCACAAAACCGTAACCGATATGCTTGGACTGAGTGTCGAAGTTCCATCGAATATCGAGCGAGTAGTCGCCATCGATGATGGTTTTGTCGAGGGCATCATGTATCGGCTGGGGATACAGGACAAGATTGTAGCTCTGGGCGCTCCCTGCTGCAAGAACGACTACGATTATTCCTTCGAGACGGTAGACGGCAGCAGCTACGAATTCAAGAACGGCATGAATCCTGTTAAATACCTCATGCCGGAGTTAGCCAAACTCCCGGTTTTGGTCTAA
- a CDS encoding FmdE family protein — MARCLVKTAEIHGHFCPGSALGVMASVHGLNLLGLDSISSDGLEDLMAVVETNACFADGVQAVSGCTLGNNALVYRDLGRLAVTFAIRGKETGVRIRVQPDFSSSVAKASPEFYPLMEKVIKNREGGAREKAAFRKAGRQAAFGVIQLPFDELFAVETFRPLLPEYAPITESIVCSNCGEMIMATKTVGGLCFMCAGEAYRQVEGRGIVAKESERPSASTKS, encoded by the coding sequence ATGGCCCGCTGCCTCGTGAAGACTGCTGAGATCCACGGGCACTTCTGTCCGGGAAGCGCTCTTGGCGTCATGGCTTCGGTGCATGGCCTGAATCTTCTGGGCCTGGATTCGATCTCTTCCGACGGATTAGAGGACCTCATGGCCGTTGTAGAAACAAACGCATGCTTCGCCGACGGAGTGCAGGCCGTATCCGGCTGCACCTTGGGGAACAACGCCCTGGTCTACCGCGATCTGGGAAGGCTGGCAGTTACCTTCGCCATTCGAGGAAAGGAGACCGGAGTCCGCATAAGGGTTCAGCCCGATTTCAGCTCTAGCGTGGCCAAGGCCTCCCCGGAGTTCTACCCTCTGATGGAAAAGGTCATCAAGAATCGGGAGGGCGGCGCAAGGGAAAAAGCAGCATTTCGAAAAGCGGGGAGGCAGGCGGCCTTCGGCGTCATCCAGCTACCATTCGATGAGCTATTTGCAGTCGAGACCTTTCGGCCTCTGCTGCCTGAATACGCTCCAATTACGGAGAGCATCGTCTGCTCCAACTGCGGCGAGATGATCATGGCCACTAAAACCGTGGGCGGTCTCTGTTTCATGTGTGCAGGAGAAGCTTATCGTCAGGTCGAGGGAAGAGGCATTGTTGCCAAAGAATCTGAAAGACCATCTGCTTCAACCAAGAGCTGA
- a CDS encoding ABC transporter substrate-binding protein has translation MSKQLCFMLGAACLVLLLAVASASEGAVSSHASVPGDTDGDNKVSDDELKAAEESYKKGEISTEELDKIRHIKENYPRIIIDATGTEVTIYKPPERVFQISTGLIATTMYAFGDAEKIVGKGGCTKSGTTTRSFTYNGKSYSHNTPWCIEGILYPKMLDDEAIPFSGSIGKENYETIASTNPDIIIVSTRQWGRDSGETYLKSIETMRTLGVPVVVLNQVAKYDGDETEAVYTEVELLGKIFEKEDKAEEIINLLKEQVDFIKSRTADIPEDEKKSFLYLELSSYSAGKGGVAYVDGENILEPILIENIVNAKNEFKGEGRQLMSAEQLLTLDPDVIYLPTAQGVHTPDELYNNESFKDLQDLRAIKERKVTGLPLIGCRTERLDFPVSLMIEAKFTYPDRFQDVNVGEWLIDYHVKLYGIDEETAQEIKRGLCLEWLDDTGF, from the coding sequence ATGTCGAAACAGTTGTGTTTTATGCTAGGAGCAGCATGCCTGGTCTTGTTGCTTGCAGTAGCAAGCGCATCTGAAGGCGCTGTATCCAGTCACGCAAGTGTTCCAGGAGACACTGACGGGGACAATAAGGTCTCAGACGATGAGTTGAAGGCAGCCGAAGAGTCCTACAAGAAAGGAGAAATTTCGACAGAGGAGCTGGACAAGATCCGCCATATCAAGGAGAATTATCCCAGGATCATAATCGATGCCACTGGCACAGAGGTCACGATTTATAAGCCGCCCGAGAGGGTATTTCAGATAAGTACCGGCCTTATTGCCACAACAATGTATGCCTTCGGAGATGCAGAGAAGATCGTAGGGAAGGGGGGCTGCACTAAAAGCGGAACTACCACCAGAAGCTTTACTTATAACGGTAAGAGCTACAGCCATAACACACCGTGGTGTATAGAAGGGATTCTGTATCCAAAGATGTTGGATGATGAAGCCATACCGTTCAGCGGCTCCATCGGTAAGGAGAATTATGAAACTATTGCCAGCACTAACCCGGATATCATCATTGTAAGCACCAGGCAGTGGGGGAGGGACAGCGGAGAGACATATCTCAAGAGCATAGAGACAATGAGAACGCTGGGAGTCCCGGTTGTCGTCCTCAATCAAGTCGCAAAATACGATGGAGATGAGACTGAAGCTGTCTATACTGAGGTAGAGCTTCTCGGAAAAATATTTGAGAAAGAGGATAAAGCAGAAGAGATAATAAATCTTCTCAAAGAACAGGTGGATTTCATCAAGAGCCGGACTGCAGATATTCCTGAAGACGAGAAGAAGAGCTTCCTTTATCTGGAGCTATCCAGTTACAGTGCGGGAAAGGGTGGTGTCGCTTATGTCGATGGGGAAAATATCCTTGAGCCTATTCTGATTGAAAACATCGTCAATGCGAAGAATGAATTCAAAGGAGAGGGCCGACAGCTTATGTCTGCTGAGCAGCTATTGACTCTTGACCCTGATGTCATATATCTGCCAACAGCTCAGGGCGTTCACACTCCTGATGAGCTTTACAACAACGAGAGCTTCAAAGATCTGCAGGATCTCAGGGCCATCAAGGAAAGGAAGGTCACAGGACTTCCACTCATCGGCTGCAGGACCGAGAGGCTGGATTTCCCCGTCAGCCTGATGATCGAGGCCAAATTCACCTATCCCGATAGGTTCCAGGATGTAAATGTCGGAGAGTGGCTGATTGACTACCACGTGAAGCTTTACGGCATAGATGAGGAGACAGCTCAGGAGATAAAGAGGGGCTTGTGTCTGGAATGGCTTGACGATACGGGATTTTGA
- a CDS encoding ABC transporter ATP-binding protein has protein sequence MLEVKDLHFNYGNTTILKGVSFDVNEGELCGLFGPNGCGKTTLFKCCLNFLKSHLGSIRMDGKDVKDLRVEDMAKIVAYVPQEHKPPFPYLAREVVLMGRTPRLNGFFGISREDKMKAAEALDLLGLTELADYPYNQLSGGQRQMILMARAIAQETPLMFLDEPTSALDFSNQIRIWRIMRMVAERGVTILACSHDPNHVSWFCDKVVVMKDNRILKEGTSQSVITEDTMDEIYQDVCSVRSIGGIRMVLPRDVALRQEMEGFGRWDQSRECMSRQQV, from the coding sequence ATGCTCGAGGTCAAAGATCTTCACTTCAACTATGGAAACACCACGATACTCAAGGGCGTGTCCTTCGATGTGAACGAGGGCGAGCTATGCGGCCTATTTGGCCCCAATGGCTGCGGAAAGACGACGCTCTTCAAGTGCTGCCTGAACTTCTTGAAATCCCATCTCGGATCTATCCGCATGGACGGTAAAGACGTCAAGGACCTCAGGGTCGAGGATATGGCCAAGATCGTGGCCTATGTGCCCCAGGAGCACAAGCCTCCATTCCCCTATCTGGCCAGGGAGGTGGTCTTGATGGGCAGAACGCCTCGGCTTAATGGATTCTTCGGCATCAGCCGGGAGGATAAGATGAAGGCGGCCGAGGCCCTGGATCTCCTGGGTCTTACAGAGCTGGCTGACTATCCTTATAATCAGCTATCAGGAGGCCAGCGCCAGATGATACTGATGGCCAGGGCCATCGCTCAGGAGACGCCGCTCATGTTCCTGGATGAGCCGACATCTGCGCTGGACTTCAGTAACCAGATCCGAATCTGGAGGATAATGCGAATGGTTGCGGAGAGGGGAGTGACCATTCTGGCCTGTAGCCACGACCCCAACCATGTTAGCTGGTTCTGCGACAAGGTGGTGGTGATGAAGGACAACCGCATCCTGAAGGAGGGAACATCACAGAGCGTCATCACTGAGGATACAATGGACGAGATCTACCAGGATGTATGCTCTGTAAGGAGCATTGGCGGCATAAGGATGGTGCTGCCAAGGGATGTGGCGCTCCGACAGGAGATGGAGGGCTTTGGGAGATGGGACCAATCAAGAGAATGCATGAGCAGACAGCAGGTTTGA
- a CDS encoding FecCD family ABC transporter permease, translating to MIRKTSLWERLGFDIAYGYSEGRKVLILSALFVLLLITVGVAITFGAYSISIVDVYGIVLAHLSPFGDLSSVTKLHNTIVWELRIPRVLLAVAVGTALATAGAVFQGCFRNPLVEPYILGISSGAAFGAAMGIVFSSFFLSIQLSAFIFGSMAVAMAYFLARVRKETPIVTLILAGVIIGSIFSAMVSILKYIATDAALREIVFWLMGGFYYATWNDVHLLVPIIIPSFLIMWALGWKLNILSMGDDEARALGVNPEKYKFVLITLATLVTSLAVSTVGIIAWVGLMMPHATRMMLGPDHRYVIPASAMLGGSYLLVCDTMARTLTSAEIPVGIITSILGAPYLFYLLRTRGKAMLG from the coding sequence ATGATCAGAAAAACAAGCTTGTGGGAGCGGTTGGGCTTTGACATCGCATATGGTTACTCAGAAGGGAGAAAGGTCCTGATCCTCTCAGCTCTCTTCGTATTGCTTCTTATCACGGTGGGGGTGGCTATAACCTTTGGAGCCTATAGCATCTCCATTGTTGATGTTTATGGAATCGTACTGGCTCATCTGTCGCCTTTCGGAGACCTATCCAGTGTCACCAAGCTCCATAACACCATTGTTTGGGAACTGAGAATCCCCCGAGTCCTCCTGGCCGTGGCTGTAGGCACAGCCCTGGCCACGGCAGGCGCAGTATTTCAGGGTTGCTTCAGAAATCCACTGGTCGAGCCTTATATCCTCGGCATCTCCTCTGGGGCTGCCTTTGGCGCTGCTATGGGCATAGTCTTTTCCAGCTTCTTCCTGTCCATTCAGCTCTCTGCATTTATCTTTGGGTCTATGGCTGTGGCCATGGCCTACTTCCTGGCCAGGGTCAGAAAGGAGACGCCCATAGTGACATTGATCCTGGCAGGTGTGATCATTGGCTCCATCTTTTCTGCAATGGTCTCCATTCTCAAGTACATAGCCACAGATGCGGCTTTGCGGGAAATTGTATTCTGGCTGATGGGCGGCTTCTATTACGCCACATGGAATGATGTCCATCTGCTCGTGCCCATAATAATCCCCAGCTTCCTTATTATGTGGGCCCTGGGCTGGAAGCTCAACATCCTTTCCATGGGCGATGACGAGGCCAGAGCCCTTGGAGTCAACCCGGAGAAATACAAGTTTGTCCTGATAACCCTGGCCACTCTTGTTACCTCTCTTGCAGTATCTACCGTGGGAATTATCGCCTGGGTGGGCCTGATGATGCCTCACGCCACTCGCATGATGCTTGGACCCGATCATCGATATGTGATTCCTGCATCAGCAATGCTTGGAGGATCTTATCTTTTGGTCTGCGATACCATGGCACGAACGCTCACCAGCGCTGAGATTCCTGTAGGAATCATCACCTCCATCCTCGGTGCGCCGTACCTGTTCTATCTTCTCAGGACCAGAGGGAAGGCGATGCTGGGATGA